One Helianthus annuus cultivar XRQ/B chromosome 12, HanXRQr2.0-SUNRISE, whole genome shotgun sequence genomic region harbors:
- the LOC110893079 gene encoding uncharacterized protein LOC110893079, protein MSEGYSGDVGTEEENGYGGMFGPEIEIGNWRDGGNGQHIFMKAALGSGFNNNIHGEYEENLGRNTEVDFDFMVAEANKKGFEVLNLRNFGEQENSRWIMFRQLEDLEESLAFGIRVSSSPKPLRIFNSWLERKDFDEVVNKAFGNSKGGGESDVVLMQKFKAIREVIKKWKKDVLAKEGEMERTLKEDLEHLDELLEIRELSEEEEWAKSVCLKDLKELEGYRIKYLKQRARIRWDLEGDENPAFFHGYINSRRANNNNPGLLIDGVWTSTPSLVKKEILGFFKRAFKENIKDRPKLNCHNIKRLSEEEAASLMVPFRSEEIKIAVFECGADKAPGPDGFNFKFIKKYWNLFESDFSNLLASFYSEGSISEGCSSSFITLIPKNKYPVGLKDYRLINLIGVISKTISNILANWLNKVIGAIISENQTTFLKGRYILDSPLMLNELIAWIKKEKKKAFLLKIDFERLMIMLIGSFF, encoded by the exons ATGTCAGAAGGTTATTCTGGGGATGTTGGTACTGAGGAAGAAAACGGATATGGAGGTATGTTTGGTCCCGAGATCGAGATAGGTAATTGGAGAGATGGTGGTAACGGGCAACATATATTTATGAAGGCAGCGCTTGGATCTGGTTTTAATAATAACATTCATGGGGAATATGAGGAGAATTTGGGGAGAAACACAGAAGTGGATTTTGACTTTATGGTGGCAGAAGCTAACAAAAAGGGTTTTGAG GTATTAAATTTGAGAAATTTTGGGGAGCAGGAAAATTCGAGATGGATCATGTTCCGGCAGCTGGAAGATTTGGAGGAGTCGTTAGCATTTGGGATCCGGGTGTCTTCAAG CCCTAAACCGCTTAGAATCTTCAACTCCTGGTTGGAGAGAAAGGATTTTGATGAAGTGGTTAATAAGGCGTTTGGAAATTCTAAAGGCGGTGGGGAGTCTGATGTGGTTTTAATGCAGAAATTTAAGGCGATCAGGGAGGttataaaaaaatggaaaaaggACGTGTTAGCTAAGGAAGGAGAAATGGAGAGGACTCTTAAAGAAGATCTAGAACATCTGGATGAGTTGTTAGAAATTAGGGAGTTGTCCGAAGAGGAGGAATGGGCCAAATcggtttgtttgaaagatttaaAGGAGTTGGAAGGTTATAGAATTAAATATCTCAAACAAAGAGCTAGAATTAGATGGGATTTGGAAGGGGATGAAAATCCGGCCTTCTTTCATGGATATATTAATAGTAGGCGCGCTAATAACAATAACCCTGGGCTGTTGATAGATGGAGTGTGGACTTCTACCCCATCCCTGGTCAAAAAGGAGATTTTGGGATTCTTTAAAAGGGCTTTCAAGGAAAATATCAAAGATAGACCTAAGCTTAATTGCCATAATATTAAGCGTTTGTCGGAGGAGGAAGCAGCGTCCCTGATGGTCCCGTTCAGGAGTGAAGAAATTAAGATTGCGGTGTTTGAGTGTGGAGCGGACAAAGCTCCTGGGCCAGACGGTTTTAACTTCAAATTCATCAAAAAGTATTGGAACTTATTTGAGAGTGATTTTTCTAACTTGTTAGCTTCATTTTACAGTGAAGGTTCGATTTCGGAAGGATGCAGCTCGTCTTTCATTACTCTTATACCGAAAAACAAGTATCCGGTGGGGCTGAAAGACTATAGACTGATCAATCTCATCGGGGTGATAAGCAAAACTATATCCAACATCCTTGCTAATTGGCTTAATAAGGTGATTGGGGCCATCATTTCAGAAAATCAGACGACAT